A single genomic interval of Terriglobus albidus harbors:
- the ftsA gene encoding cell division protein FtsA, which translates to MKPREETLITVLDAGNSKSCVLVGEVQEGVLRYRGHGIETSKGMRKGLIADLGPAADAINRAALAAERTAKAGIETAVVGVGGMHVRGVNSRGGISMGSRMREITREEVKAAVDRARSVALPADREILHLLPQEFILDDQPGIHDPVGMVGTKLEVNLHLSTCSGGVAQSVVTCANKAGLEVLDTVYEGIAAAEAVLSADERELGVCIADIGASTTEMVVFFEGAVAHTAVLPIGGDHFTNDLAVGLHVPVEEAEQLKQVWGNCVVTSVPQLNEIEVGGNLALSGGQPARIVRHRYLAEILEPRARELMQMLRENLRQGGVLEALGAGLVLTGGSAKLVGLLDVAESMLRVPARVGYPVPLSRMPEELAQPEFAALIGMLLYTHRTQIRRASEEMGLRAKLKAIFAGTM; encoded by the coding sequence GTGAAACCTCGCGAAGAGACTCTGATTACGGTTCTGGACGCCGGTAACTCCAAGAGCTGCGTGCTGGTTGGTGAGGTTCAGGAAGGCGTGCTGCGCTATCGCGGACACGGTATTGAGACGTCGAAGGGCATGCGCAAGGGCCTGATTGCCGATCTCGGTCCGGCAGCGGATGCGATCAATCGAGCTGCGCTTGCCGCTGAACGTACAGCAAAGGCGGGGATTGAGACGGCGGTGGTCGGCGTTGGCGGCATGCACGTGCGCGGCGTCAACAGCCGCGGCGGCATCAGCATGGGCAGCCGCATGCGCGAGATCACGCGCGAAGAAGTTAAGGCGGCCGTCGACCGCGCACGTTCCGTGGCTTTGCCGGCGGACCGTGAGATTTTGCACTTGTTGCCGCAGGAGTTCATCCTCGACGATCAGCCGGGCATCCATGATCCCGTCGGGATGGTGGGCACGAAGCTTGAAGTGAACCTCCATCTCTCTACCTGCTCTGGAGGCGTAGCGCAGTCGGTTGTGACTTGCGCGAACAAGGCCGGCCTCGAGGTACTGGACACGGTCTATGAGGGCATTGCCGCGGCTGAGGCCGTTCTTAGCGCGGACGAGCGCGAGCTTGGCGTCTGCATCGCGGATATCGGAGCCAGCACCACCGAGATGGTGGTCTTCTTCGAGGGAGCGGTCGCACATACGGCTGTGCTGCCGATCGGCGGCGACCACTTCACGAACGACCTCGCGGTCGGCCTCCATGTGCCCGTCGAAGAGGCGGAGCAGTTGAAGCAGGTCTGGGGCAACTGTGTTGTGACCAGTGTGCCGCAGTTGAATGAGATTGAGGTTGGCGGCAACCTGGCGCTCAGTGGGGGGCAGCCGGCACGCATCGTCCGTCATCGCTACCTGGCGGAGATTCTTGAGCCGCGAGCGCGCGAGCTGATGCAGATGTTGCGCGAGAACCTGCGGCAGGGCGGCGTGCTGGAAGCGCTCGGCGCCGGCCTGGTTCTGACCGGCGGCTCGGCCAAGCTGGTCGGCCTGTTGGATGTCGCCGAGAGCATGCTACGTGTACCGGCTCGCGTTGGCTATCCCGTACCGCTGTCACGTATGCCCGAGGAGCTGGCGCAGCCGGAGTTCGCGGCTCTGATCGGCATGTTGCTGTACACGCACCGCACGCAGATACGCCGCGCCAGCGAAGAGATGGGACTACGTGCCAAGCTAAAGGCGATCTTCGCCGGCACCATGTAG
- a CDS encoding FtsQ-type POTRA domain-containing protein: MPDFLSKRASEKAEPVADSYPNQEVDRRRRRRSEEDFPDDDAEFFRASQRVRVRKGLLPQTKWGRIAAASGLVLALGGMTGAVIVARNYLLRDDRFRIASSASIEIAGNTHVSRPQMLSIFGEDVERNIFRVPLTDRREQLEGLPWVEHATVMRLLPNRLRVAVVERTPVAYLRQSDGIRLVDANGVILDLPADAAGDPRYSFPVVTGIVASEPSGTRGARMKLYQRFIADLDGGGAKISDQVSEVDVSNPEDVKALIPDHGMEVLVHFGDDKFLERYQKYQQHLPEWKQQYPRLASADMRYETQVVLEMAKDTGGPPPVPAAADVTPGKDAPAKPSIPVKAVAAATTAPQPSASKSKPVVTPKASTAKAAAPRTAAVKPKQTVASAAPVRDTSSGIPDDVASRLAGPAPKQPAKPAVKWKMPIAKPGQVARPSKDLLHQSAHSTVPSAGVAQ; encoded by the coding sequence ATGCCAGATTTTCTTTCAAAACGCGCCTCGGAAAAAGCTGAACCTGTAGCCGATTCGTACCCGAACCAGGAGGTCGACCGCCGCAGGCGTCGCCGCTCTGAGGAAGATTTTCCCGATGACGACGCGGAGTTTTTTCGCGCGAGTCAGCGCGTTCGCGTGCGGAAAGGGCTTCTGCCCCAGACCAAGTGGGGCCGCATCGCCGCCGCATCCGGCCTGGTGCTTGCACTCGGCGGCATGACCGGCGCAGTCATCGTGGCGAGGAACTATCTTCTACGGGACGACCGCTTCCGCATCGCCAGCTCGGCATCGATTGAGATCGCCGGGAATACCCATGTCTCCCGGCCACAGATGCTCAGCATCTTTGGAGAAGATGTGGAGCGCAATATCTTCCGCGTACCGCTGACAGATCGCCGCGAGCAACTGGAGGGCCTGCCCTGGGTGGAGCATGCCACCGTCATGCGTCTGTTGCCGAATCGGCTCCGCGTCGCAGTGGTGGAACGTACCCCCGTCGCGTATCTCCGCCAGTCCGACGGTATCCGCCTGGTCGACGCCAATGGCGTCATTCTGGATCTGCCGGCTGATGCGGCAGGCGACCCACGCTACTCCTTCCCCGTGGTCACCGGGATTGTGGCCAGCGAGCCCTCTGGAACCCGCGGGGCCCGCATGAAGCTCTATCAGCGCTTCATTGCAGACCTTGATGGCGGAGGCGCGAAGATCAGCGACCAGGTCAGCGAAGTGGATGTCAGCAATCCCGAAGATGTAAAGGCGCTTATCCCTGATCACGGGATGGAAGTGCTGGTGCACTTTGGCGATGACAAGTTTCTGGAGCGCTACCAGAAGTATCAGCAGCATCTGCCGGAGTGGAAGCAGCAGTATCCTAGGCTCGCCTCGGCCGATATGCGCTATGAGACGCAGGTCGTGCTGGAGATGGCGAAGGATACAGGCGGCCCTCCTCCGGTTCCGGCTGCGGCGGATGTCACTCCGGGTAAAGATGCCCCAGCAAAGCCGAGTATCCCAGTAAAGGCCGTTGCCGCAGCCACGACTGCTCCGCAGCCGTCTGCGTCAAAGAGCAAGCCTGTCGTGACACCGAAGGCGTCCACAGCCAAAGCTGCTGCGCCCCGTACTGCCGCCGTAAAGCCGAAACAGACGGTCGCCAGCGCAGCCCCGGTCAGGGACACCAGCTCCGGTATTCCGGATGATGTGGCCAGCCGTCTCGCAGGGCCAGCGCCAAAGCAGCCCGCAAAGCCGGCGGTGAAGTGGAAGATGCCGATTGCGAAACCTGGCCAGGTGGCTCGCCCGTCGAAGGATCTCCTGCATCAGTCGGCACATTCCACCGTGCCCTCCGCGGGGGTGGCTCAGTGA
- the murC gene encoding UDP-N-acetylmuramate--L-alanine ligase, whose translation MFAPTQRVHFIGIGGIGMSGIAEILLTMGYPVSGSDLRRSPVTDRLEKLGAMIFEGHHAENAAEADVVVTSSAVAKDNPEVLDARSRKVPVIQRAEMLAELMRLKYGIAVAGMHGKTTTTSMVASVLAAGGLDPTVVVGGRVAALGSNARLGTSQYLVAEADESDRSFLKLPSVLAIVTNLDREHMDCYRDMEDVEGAFITFMDRVPFYGAVTACIDNDPLRSILPRTSRRIYTYGEREEADFRLEILPRTAGSHARFQVTHQGRMIGPLELHVPGKHNVLNATAAVAIGVQLGVTDDKLVEGIAAFRGVDRRFQIKGAARGITVVDDYGHHPTEVQATLRAAKECGYGRVLVLFQPHRYTRTRDLMAEFAASFGDADVLQVLDIYAASEQPIPGVNTPALVEEVRRTGHPSVSHAESMEAAIQALATEAREGDVILTLGAGNVSQAGALLLSKLEGNA comes from the coding sequence ATGTTTGCACCAACACAGCGGGTTCACTTTATTGGCATTGGCGGCATTGGTATGAGTGGGATTGCGGAGATCCTGTTGACGATGGGGTATCCCGTCTCCGGCTCCGATCTGCGGCGCTCGCCCGTGACTGACCGGCTGGAAAAGCTCGGCGCCATGATCTTTGAAGGCCACCATGCAGAGAATGCCGCCGAGGCCGATGTCGTGGTGACCAGCTCTGCCGTGGCCAAAGATAACCCTGAAGTGCTGGATGCAAGATCGCGCAAGGTCCCAGTCATTCAGCGCGCCGAGATGCTCGCCGAACTGATGCGGCTGAAGTACGGCATCGCCGTTGCCGGTATGCACGGTAAGACCACTACCACCTCGATGGTGGCATCGGTGCTCGCCGCCGGTGGTCTGGATCCAACGGTTGTGGTCGGCGGGCGCGTTGCGGCTCTGGGTTCAAACGCGCGTCTGGGAACCTCGCAGTACCTGGTGGCCGAGGCCGATGAGAGTGACCGCTCCTTCCTCAAGCTCCCCAGTGTCCTCGCCATCGTAACCAACCTCGACCGTGAGCACATGGATTGTTACCGCGACATGGAAGATGTGGAAGGTGCCTTCATCACTTTTATGGACCGCGTGCCGTTCTATGGTGCGGTTACGGCCTGCATCGACAACGATCCGTTGCGTTCTATTCTGCCGCGAACGAGCCGCCGCATCTATACCTACGGCGAGCGCGAAGAGGCTGACTTCCGGCTGGAGATACTGCCGCGTACCGCAGGCTCGCATGCGCGTTTCCAGGTGACCCATCAGGGGCGCATGATCGGACCTCTGGAGTTGCATGTTCCCGGAAAGCACAACGTGCTGAACGCGACCGCGGCAGTGGCTATCGGGGTGCAGCTTGGAGTGACGGATGACAAGCTCGTCGAAGGTATTGCTGCATTTCGTGGGGTCGATCGCCGCTTCCAGATTAAAGGAGCAGCTCGAGGCATTACCGTCGTCGATGACTACGGTCATCACCCCACCGAGGTGCAGGCAACCCTTCGTGCCGCCAAAGAATGCGGCTACGGACGGGTGCTGGTGCTTTTCCAGCCGCATCGTTATACCCGTACCCGCGACCTGATGGCAGAGTTCGCAGCTTCATTTGGGGATGCAGATGTGCTGCAGGTGCTGGACATCTATGCCGCCAGCGAACAACCCATCCCCGGCGTGAACACTCCGGCGCTGGTGGAGGAGGTTCGCCGCACCGGGCATCCCTCCGTATCTCACGCTGAAAGCATGGAAGCGGCGATACAGGCACTGGCAACGGAAGCTCGTGAAGGAGACGTCATTCTGACGCTGGGAGCAGGGAACGTCTCTCAGGCCGGAGCGTTGTTGTTGTCAAAACTGGAAGGGAACGCATAG
- a CDS encoding TonB-dependent receptor, with product MAVIRTRFQWLMGLLAVALMFAPGMLAQSYYGTLKGSVTDSQGAAIAGATVTMTDVNTKIARTAVSNGSGEYLFSAVDPGTFDLTVTSANFQTYVRKGVSVATQQTVTIDTPLAVGASSTTVEVTADAPLVDSSTASNGQVFDTQKLQDLPNLGRNPFLLTKLNTNVTATGDPRFNRFQDQSGSSAISVSGGPINGNNYEIDGVPVTDFSNRAVIIPSVDAVQEMKIQTNTYDAEMGRTGGGNFNTLLKSGTNTLHGNLLGTTRQTNWSANTWNNNYTGAGRPNITQYTYEGSIGGPVKIPHLYDGKDKTFFWLTEEGYRQRSPLAGNYYLPTAAERSGDFSKSSVSIYDPATTNSSGNRTQFAGNIIPSSRQSAVGQKILAALPTCNSICTPVSTYGAFNFRPTDLLGDRADEFVGKLDHQITQRWAANISYMHYGSKEPGGNPLGSFAGDSNSYLLYRKVDATAVNTTYTLNPTTVLTAGWGFNRFPNNTLDLTNNYDQTQLGLPSSYVSALQKKAFPRITMSQINAQMGTNNSGPAVFYSRNFVTGISKSLGKQSLKAGYVYRSISVDFTNVSNGNGFFTFNNTFTAVNANQKNGTGADVADLLLGYPTTGQVQIASRIALNVPYHAFYVQDDYRLTNRLTVNAGLRYEYEPGVHERYNKYAIGFDRTVTNPISATSGVATKGGIMFAGQNGYPTTCCNNSNTKFAPRIGLVYALDQKTVVRAGYGVFYAPIYYSTSASLAPGYVATTTYVASNDSNNTPANSLANPYPTGINQPVGNSLGYSQGIGDSLTTIDQYRRSPVVQQYSLDVQRELPYGVALQLGYVGSKGRNLLPGNGTTYNLDSVNLGAVPYGQGACPASTGASTAAFLNAKSSNPYYGKGGVTAIAAPTVANSQLCRPFPEFASVSIQPSNSKSLYNSMIIKAQKKMAHGATFVTALTWSSNWDSSFGQGSSLNSGNNGPQDIYNLNGEYARAINNTPLRYTAAGTWQLPFGKGRAFLHNRWVDLAVGGWDLNSTFVAQQGGPVPIQLNTNNNSGYGNSVQRPNLVAGANVCTSGSVQSRISHYFNTSAFTDPGQGNYGNAPRTIGSCQAPGYRNVDASIFKDFHAERVTMQFRAEFMNLTNTPQFAISSAALKVGNPAFGTVSTNAINFPRLITLGGKIMF from the coding sequence GTGGCTGTTATCCGTACCCGTTTCCAATGGCTGATGGGGCTGCTGGCGGTGGCGTTGATGTTCGCACCCGGCATGCTCGCGCAATCCTATTACGGCACGCTGAAAGGCAGTGTCACTGATTCCCAGGGCGCCGCAATTGCCGGCGCTACCGTTACGATGACCGATGTAAACACCAAGATTGCACGTACCGCGGTATCGAATGGATCCGGCGAGTACCTGTTCAGCGCCGTAGATCCTGGCACCTTCGATCTGACGGTGACCTCTGCAAACTTCCAGACCTATGTCCGTAAGGGCGTCAGCGTCGCAACGCAGCAGACGGTGACCATTGATACACCTCTGGCGGTTGGCGCTTCGTCCACGACGGTCGAAGTCACCGCCGACGCACCGCTTGTCGATAGCTCCACCGCGTCGAACGGCCAGGTCTTCGATACGCAGAAGCTGCAGGATCTTCCCAACCTGGGTCGTAATCCCTTCCTGCTCACCAAGCTCAACACTAACGTGACGGCGACGGGCGACCCGCGCTTCAATCGGTTCCAGGATCAGTCCGGATCTTCGGCAATCTCCGTTTCAGGCGGACCGATCAACGGCAACAACTACGAGATCGATGGCGTTCCGGTCACCGATTTCTCGAATCGTGCCGTCATCATTCCGTCGGTCGACGCCGTGCAGGAAATGAAGATTCAGACCAATACGTACGATGCGGAAATGGGCCGTACGGGTGGCGGTAACTTCAACACGCTGCTGAAGAGCGGTACAAACACGCTGCACGGCAACCTGCTCGGCACAACCCGCCAGACCAACTGGTCAGCGAACACCTGGAACAATAATTACACCGGTGCCGGCCGTCCGAACATCACGCAGTACACCTATGAGGGGTCCATCGGTGGCCCGGTGAAAATCCCTCATCTTTACGATGGTAAAGATAAGACGTTCTTCTGGCTGACCGAGGAAGGTTATCGCCAGCGTTCTCCACTGGCTGGTAATTATTATCTGCCGACGGCAGCCGAACGCAGTGGTGACTTCTCGAAAAGCTCGGTGAGTATTTATGATCCAGCGACTACCAACTCTAGCGGCAATCGTACACAGTTCGCCGGCAATATCATCCCATCCAGCCGTCAGTCGGCGGTCGGCCAGAAGATTCTCGCGGCGCTTCCGACCTGCAATTCCATCTGCACCCCTGTGAGCACCTATGGTGCGTTCAACTTCCGCCCGACAGATCTTCTGGGTGACCGTGCGGATGAGTTCGTCGGCAAGTTGGATCATCAGATCACACAAAGATGGGCCGCGAATATCTCGTATATGCACTATGGCTCGAAGGAGCCGGGTGGCAACCCGCTGGGCTCATTCGCCGGTGACAGCAATTCGTACCTGCTATACCGCAAGGTAGATGCCACGGCGGTCAACACCACCTATACGCTGAACCCGACGACAGTCTTGACTGCCGGATGGGGCTTCAATCGTTTCCCGAATAATACGCTCGATCTGACCAACAACTACGATCAGACGCAGCTCGGACTTCCTTCAAGCTATGTAAGCGCACTTCAGAAAAAAGCGTTCCCACGCATTACGATGTCGCAGATCAACGCACAGATGGGAACCAACAACTCCGGACCGGCAGTGTTCTACTCCCGCAACTTTGTGACCGGTATTTCCAAGTCGCTTGGTAAGCAGTCGTTGAAAGCCGGCTACGTCTATCGCTCCATCAGCGTAGACTTCACCAACGTCAGCAACGGTAACGGCTTCTTTACCTTCAACAACACATTCACCGCGGTCAATGCGAATCAGAAGAATGGGACCGGCGCTGACGTAGCTGATCTCCTGCTCGGCTACCCGACCACCGGCCAGGTACAGATCGCCAGCAGAATCGCACTCAATGTTCCTTACCATGCCTTCTATGTCCAGGACGACTACCGTCTTACGAATCGCCTAACGGTCAATGCCGGTCTTCGTTATGAGTACGAGCCGGGCGTTCATGAACGGTACAACAAGTACGCGATCGGTTTCGACCGTACTGTCACCAACCCGATCTCTGCCACCTCTGGCGTAGCGACCAAGGGCGGTATCATGTTCGCCGGCCAGAACGGCTACCCGACGACGTGCTGCAACAACAGCAATACGAAGTTTGCTCCACGTATCGGCCTGGTGTATGCGCTTGATCAGAAGACTGTAGTGCGCGCCGGGTATGGCGTCTTCTACGCTCCGATCTATTACTCCACCAGCGCCTCGCTGGCTCCTGGCTATGTCGCGACGACCACGTATGTCGCTTCCAACGACTCCAACAACACGCCTGCGAACTCTCTTGCGAATCCCTACCCGACCGGGATCAATCAGCCGGTTGGTAACTCGCTTGGCTATTCACAGGGCATCGGCGACTCACTCACGACCATCGATCAGTATCGTCGTTCGCCTGTGGTGCAACAGTACTCGCTTGATGTCCAGCGGGAACTACCCTACGGCGTTGCGCTGCAGTTGGGCTATGTCGGTTCGAAGGGACGTAACCTGCTGCCTGGCAACGGCACCACCTACAACCTGGATTCGGTCAACCTGGGAGCCGTTCCGTACGGCCAGGGCGCCTGCCCCGCCAGCACCGGAGCCTCGACCGCGGCCTTCCTGAACGCGAAGAGCAGTAATCCTTATTACGGCAAGGGTGGAGTTACCGCGATTGCCGCGCCGACCGTGGCTAACTCTCAGCTCTGCAGACCGTTCCCTGAGTTCGCAAGCGTCAGCATTCAGCCCAGCAACTCCAAGTCGCTATATAACTCGATGATCATCAAGGCCCAGAAGAAGATGGCTCACGGTGCAACCTTCGTGACGGCATTGACCTGGTCCTCGAACTGGGACTCGAGCTTCGGTCAGGGGAGCAGCCTCAACTCCGGCAACAACGGTCCGCAGGATATCTATAACCTGAATGGAGAGTATGCTCGCGCGATCAACAATACACCTCTTCGTTATACGGCGGCTGGCACCTGGCAGCTTCCCTTCGGAAAGGGCCGTGCCTTCCTCCACAATCGCTGGGTTGATCTCGCGGTCGGTGGATGGGATCTGAACTCGACCTTCGTTGCACAGCAAGGTGGACCAGTTCCGATCCAGTTGAATACCAACAACAATTCCGGCTATGGCAATTCTGTACAGCGTCCGAACCTGGTTGCGGGAGCGAATGTCTGCACCTCCGGTTCGGTGCAGAGCCGCATTAGCCATTACTTCAACACCAGCGCCTTTACGGATCCCGGACAGGGGAACTACGGCAACGCTCCGCGCACTATCGGCAGCTGCCAGGCTCCCGGATACCGGAACGTGGATGCATCCATCTTCAAGGATTTCCATGCGGAGCGCGTCACCATGCAGTTCCGTGCGGAGTTCATGAACCTGACTAATACTCCTCAGTTCGCTATCTCCTCGGCCGCTTTGAAGGTGGGCAACCCCGCCTTCGGTACCGTCTCGACCAACGCCATCAACTTCCCGCGCCTGATCACGCTGGGCGGAAAGATCATGTTCTAA
- a CDS encoding pyridoxal phosphate-dependent aminotransferase: MSSPVSRRSFLCSMGAAAASIPVLTESHFAWAAQQTGAAPAKQPSQMQMMKQMMASMPKDAVLINANENPLGPCEAARTAIAEVAAKGGRYDFLEMFSLMEVFGKQNGVEPDYVAVYAGSSEPLHYSVLKYTGPDKPLVTANPTYEAAQRAAAIAGAKTITKELTSTYAHDVKALAAAAPNAGVIYLCNPNNPTGTITSREDILWLLDNKPKETMLLVDEAYIHLSDAKSVVDQVNTRKDIIILRTFSKVYGMAGIRAGLAVAHPEVLKKLTECGENAMAVTSSIAARVSLEDKDLVPARKKYIGEARTETLKFLTDCGYKIIPGSQSNCFMIDTGRNGRQVMAAMAQKKVIIGRTWPIWPNVVRVSVGTKEDMAKFRTAFKEVMDTPAKAELEQMQRIAVPVHFS; this comes from the coding sequence ATGTCGTCCCCGGTTTCTCGCCGTTCGTTCCTCTGTAGCATGGGTGCTGCCGCCGCCAGCATTCCAGTCCTCACCGAATCCCACTTTGCCTGGGCAGCACAACAGACTGGCGCAGCACCCGCCAAACAACCGTCGCAGATGCAGATGATGAAGCAGATGATGGCCTCCATGCCGAAGGATGCCGTACTCATCAATGCCAACGAAAATCCGCTCGGCCCCTGCGAAGCAGCTCGCACCGCCATCGCCGAGGTTGCCGCCAAGGGCGGACGCTACGACTTCCTGGAGATGTTTTCGCTCATGGAAGTCTTCGGCAAACAAAATGGTGTCGAGCCCGACTACGTTGCCGTCTATGCCGGCTCGAGCGAACCACTCCACTACTCTGTCCTGAAGTACACCGGTCCAGACAAGCCGCTGGTCACCGCCAATCCCACCTATGAGGCTGCACAGCGTGCCGCAGCCATCGCCGGCGCCAAGACCATCACCAAAGAGCTCACATCCACCTATGCTCACGACGTGAAGGCTCTTGCCGCCGCAGCGCCGAACGCCGGCGTGATCTATCTCTGCAACCCGAACAACCCGACCGGCACCATTACCTCGCGCGAAGACATCCTGTGGCTGCTCGACAACAAGCCGAAGGAGACCATGCTTCTGGTCGACGAGGCTTACATCCACCTCTCCGATGCGAAGAGCGTTGTTGACCAGGTCAACACGCGCAAGGACATCATCATCTTGCGCACCTTCTCGAAGGTCTATGGCATGGCCGGCATCCGCGCCGGGCTTGCCGTGGCGCATCCTGAGGTCCTGAAAAAGCTGACCGAGTGCGGCGAAAACGCTATGGCCGTCACCTCTTCGATCGCAGCGCGCGTTTCCCTGGAAGACAAAGACCTGGTACCCGCACGCAAGAAGTACATCGGCGAGGCTCGCACCGAGACGCTGAAGTTCCTTACCGACTGCGGATACAAGATCATTCCGGGTTCGCAGTCCAATTGCTTCATGATCGATACGGGCCGCAACGGCCGTCAGGTGATGGCGGCAATGGCGCAGAAGAAGGTCATCATCGGCCGCACCTGGCCCATCTGGCCCAACGTCGTGCGCGTCTCCGTCGGCACCAAGGAAGATATGGCGAAGTTCCGTACCGCCTTCAAGGAAGTGATGGACACTCCGGCCAAGGCAGAGCTCGAACAGATGCAGCGCATCGCTGTTCCAGTGCACTTCTCCTGA
- a CDS encoding dipeptidase yields the protein MISARRIAAATLLLPLAALAQKKVTDAEVNKITREAILIDMHNDITSETVTGYDIATPNTKGQTDLARMKGVLGGEFFAVYVGANYVEGNHSANRALQMIDTVRHDVVDGHPKDFVLATTAADVYEAKKQGKIAALMGIEGGHAIEDSPRLLRDFYTLGVRYMTLTHFNTNNWADSQGDIDNPKVEHHNGLTPLGKEIVKEMNRLGMMVDISHTADKTFWDALETSTAPNIASHSGCRAVTGYTRNMTDEMIKALAAKGGVVNINFGCEFLSQSYFEGSRELNARLRPQFEAAQKITDSKERDAAIDKLRAEFAGALPPATIDDVVAHIDHVRKVAGIDAIGIGTDFDGVACVPKDLDSYAKFPNLTRKLLEKGYTAEDIKKIYGANMLRVMKAVEDRARAIQAGK from the coding sequence TTGATCTCTGCCCGCCGTATCGCCGCTGCTACCCTCTTACTTCCCTTGGCAGCCCTTGCTCAGAAGAAGGTGACCGATGCCGAGGTGAACAAGATCACCCGTGAAGCCATCCTGATCGACATGCATAACGACATCACCTCCGAGACGGTGACGGGGTACGACATCGCCACGCCCAACACCAAGGGACAGACCGACCTTGCCCGCATGAAAGGCGTGCTGGGCGGCGAGTTCTTCGCCGTCTATGTGGGAGCGAATTATGTCGAAGGAAATCACTCGGCGAACCGGGCGCTGCAGATGATCGATACCGTGCGCCACGACGTTGTGGATGGCCATCCGAAAGACTTCGTGCTTGCGACCACTGCCGCCGACGTCTACGAAGCGAAGAAGCAGGGCAAGATCGCCGCGCTGATGGGCATCGAAGGCGGACATGCCATCGAGGATTCTCCTCGCCTGCTGCGCGACTTCTATACCCTTGGTGTTCGCTACATGACGCTCACCCACTTCAATACCAACAACTGGGCAGACTCGCAGGGCGATATTGACAACCCCAAGGTGGAACACCATAACGGCCTTACACCGCTGGGTAAGGAGATCGTCAAGGAGATGAACCGCCTGGGGATGATGGTCGATATCTCCCACACCGCAGACAAGACCTTCTGGGATGCCCTCGAGACCTCGACGGCGCCCAATATCGCATCGCACTCCGGTTGCCGCGCCGTTACCGGATACACCCGCAACATGACCGACGAGATGATCAAGGCGCTTGCGGCCAAAGGCGGCGTCGTGAATATCAACTTCGGCTGCGAGTTCCTTTCGCAGAGCTACTTTGAAGGCTCGCGCGAGTTGAATGCGAGGCTCCGTCCCCAGTTTGAAGCAGCGCAGAAGATTACCGATTCCAAGGAGCGTGACGCCGCCATCGACAAGCTTCGTGCGGAGTTTGCCGGAGCGCTTCCGCCTGCCACCATCGACGATGTGGTCGCTCACATCGATCACGTCCGCAAAGTTGCCGGCATTGACGCCATCGGCATTGGAACTGATTTCGACGGCGTAGCCTGCGTCCCGAAGGATCTGGATTCCTACGCGAAGTTCCCTAACCTGACACGAAAACTGCTGGAGAAGGGCTATACCGCCGAAGACATCAAGAAGATCTACGGAGCCAACATGCTGCGCGTGATGAAGGCCGTGGAAGATCGGGCCAGGGCGATTCAGGCGGGAAAGTAA
- a CDS encoding YncE family protein, whose translation MRLFPLAGTLLLSLASVSHAQAYHIADHWQVGGQGGWDYILSDDAAHRLYIAHNARVEVVDTATGKLIGAVTGLKSTHGVALNPDGKTGYISDGAGNAIVVFDRASLAVKATVPAGTNPDGIAYEPTTKTVWAFNGRSKNVSVLDTSNNTIVATIALPGKPEFPQADGHGAVFVNIEDANSIVKLDAQGKKIEGTWPLTGCESPSGMAIDHAKHRLFSVCDGKKMAIVDFASGKLLGLASIGDSPDAAGFDAKTGFAFSSNGEGSLSVVDTGKAGFPTIQTLATARGAKTMAFDAVTGKIFLGAAKYGPAPAPTAATPRPRPTILPDTFEILVVSR comes from the coding sequence ATGCGCCTGTTCCCACTTGCAGGAACCCTTCTTCTGTCTCTCGCCTCCGTCTCTCACGCGCAGGCCTATCACATCGCTGACCACTGGCAGGTTGGCGGCCAGGGCGGTTGGGACTATATCCTCAGCGATGACGCCGCGCATCGCCTCTACATCGCCCACAACGCGCGGGTTGAGGTCGTCGACACTGCCACCGGTAAGCTGATCGGCGCTGTTACCGGCCTGAAGAGCACGCATGGCGTCGCTCTCAATCCCGACGGAAAGACCGGCTATATCAGTGACGGCGCCGGCAACGCGATTGTGGTCTTTGACCGTGCATCGCTCGCGGTCAAAGCAACGGTTCCTGCCGGAACGAACCCCGACGGCATCGCCTACGAGCCCACCACGAAGACCGTATGGGCCTTCAATGGACGCAGCAAGAACGTCTCCGTCCTGGACACGAGCAACAACACCATCGTCGCCACCATTGCCCTTCCCGGTAAGCCTGAGTTCCCGCAGGCGGATGGCCACGGCGCGGTCTTCGTCAACATTGAAGACGCCAATTCCATCGTCAAACTCGACGCGCAGGGCAAAAAGATCGAAGGCACGTGGCCGCTGACCGGCTGCGAATCTCCCTCCGGCATGGCCATCGATCACGCGAAGCACCGCCTGTTCTCAGTGTGTGACGGCAAGAAGATGGCTATCGTCGATTTCGCCTCCGGTAAGCTGCTCGGCCTCGCATCCATCGGAGACTCTCCCGATGCGGCCGGCTTCGATGCCAAAACCGGCTTTGCCTTTTCTTCGAATGGAGAGGGCTCTCTGAGCGTTGTCGATACCGGCAAGGCGGGCTTCCCCACCATCCAGACGCTGGCGACGGCGCGCGGTGCAAAGACCATGGCCTTCGACGCCGTCACGGGAAAGATCTTTCTCGGCGCCGCCAAGTATGGACCGGCTCCTGCTCCGACGGCTGCCACACCTCGTCCTCGTCCGACGATTCTTCCGGACACCTTCGAGATCCTTGTTGTCAGCCGCTAG